In Candidatus Obscuribacterales bacterium, a single window of DNA contains:
- a CDS encoding NUDIX hydrolase — translation MPKHRFKQRRKPTIPTTRVSVIIITDDKKILLVRHRKGNRSYWVLPGGRLEYGETFQECAVRELKEETGLDIECDELVFLSESIAPDRSRHIVNIYIKGHVTGGEMKLGDEPVLAGVDFFPMDELDKMTLFPPVARQLLAGYDHKFSKGIQYLGNMWV, via the coding sequence ATGCCGAAACATCGATTCAAGCAAAGACGAAAGCCGACAATTCCCACAACACGAGTCTCCGTCATCATCATCACGGATGACAAGAAGATTCTTTTAGTGCGTCACCGGAAGGGTAATCGCAGCTACTGGGTGCTTCCGGGCGGCAGGCTTGAGTACGGCGAAACCTTCCAGGAATGCGCCGTTCGTGAGCTTAAGGAAGAGACTGGATTGGATATTGAGTGCGACGAGCTGGTTTTTCTATCCGAATCCATTGCCCCTGACCGCTCACGCCACATTGTCAACATTTACATTAAGGGACATGTAACAGGCGGCGAGATGAAGCTCGGTGATGAGCCGGTATTAGCCGGAGTGGACTTTTTCCCTATGGACGAGCTGGACAAAATGACGCTATTTCCACCCGTAGCCAGGCAGCTACTTGCCGGTTATGACCACAAATTCAGTAAAGGTATTCAATATCTCGGCAATATGTGGGTTTAG
- the aspS gene encoding aspartate--tRNA(Asn) ligase has product MEPESIRTSEAKLHIGKEVTVKGHVHAVRKLGNLAFLVLRDSDGLLQIVVENPEQLETIAELGLESTIAVAGKIQAQPKSASGAEMLLSSIKIMSKSAGPLPVEINKESKLESLSLSAMLDYRPLTLRAPSIRAIFKIETEIVRAFREFLTKEKFVEIHSPKIVATGTEGGAQLFTVDYFGGKAYLAQSPQFYKQMMVGVFERVFEVGPVYRAEEHETSRHLNEYISMDYEMGFIESEQDVINLEVKLLQHIFASLQEHCAEELKLLQAKVPEIKHIPQVTLAEAFSILTEKLGWKPQTTGTPDLDPEGERLLCQHFLQMESCDLVFVTRYPKESRPFYTMPLNELTRSFDLLFRGLEVTTGGQRIHSHEELCQSIRSRGMEPEAFADYLQCFRYGMPPHGGLAIGLERLTKQLLNLSNVRLASLFPRDRSRVSP; this is encoded by the coding sequence ATGGAACCTGAATCGATACGAACCAGTGAAGCTAAGCTGCACATTGGCAAAGAAGTGACTGTAAAAGGTCACGTTCATGCCGTGCGCAAGCTTGGCAATTTAGCCTTTCTGGTACTTCGCGATTCAGATGGTCTTCTGCAAATCGTTGTTGAAAATCCCGAGCAATTGGAAACAATTGCAGAACTTGGATTGGAATCAACAATTGCCGTTGCAGGCAAAATTCAAGCTCAACCAAAGTCAGCAAGCGGCGCCGAAATGTTGCTTTCCAGTATTAAGATCATGTCGAAATCAGCAGGACCACTACCGGTTGAAATCAACAAAGAAAGTAAACTTGAATCACTGTCGCTTTCTGCCATGCTGGACTATCGTCCATTGACGCTCCGGGCGCCATCCATACGCGCCATATTTAAAATAGAAACTGAAATTGTCAGGGCATTTCGCGAATTTCTAACTAAAGAGAAATTCGTGGAAATTCATTCACCAAAAATTGTTGCGACAGGAACTGAAGGTGGTGCGCAATTATTCACAGTCGACTACTTTGGCGGGAAAGCTTATCTTGCCCAAAGCCCTCAGTTTTACAAGCAAATGATGGTGGGTGTATTTGAGCGCGTATTTGAAGTTGGTCCTGTTTATCGTGCCGAAGAACATGAAACCTCGCGCCACTTAAACGAGTACATAAGCATGGACTACGAGATGGGCTTCATCGAAAGCGAACAAGATGTAATAAACCTGGAGGTAAAACTTCTCCAGCATATCTTTGCGAGCTTGCAAGAACACTGCGCGGAGGAACTCAAGTTATTACAAGCAAAGGTTCCGGAGATAAAACATATACCTCAAGTAACTTTGGCAGAAGCCTTTTCTATACTTACAGAAAAACTCGGCTGGAAGCCACAAACAACCGGCACGCCGGATCTCGACCCTGAAGGTGAGAGACTACTTTGCCAACATTTTTTGCAAATGGAATCGTGCGACCTCGTATTTGTAACTCGGTACCCAAAAGAATCGCGTCCATTTTACACAATGCCGTTAAATGAATTGACGCGCAGCTTCGACTTGCTCTTCAGAGGACTTGAAGTAACAACCGGCGGACAGCGTATACATTCACACGAGGAGCTTTGCCAAAGCATAAGGTCTCGCGGCATGGAGCCGGAAGCATTCGCTGACTATCTGCAATGCTTCCGCTATGGCATGCCACCGCACGGCGGCTTAGCTATTGGGCTGGAGAGACTGACAAAGCAATTGCTCAATCTATCCAACGTACGTCTAGCTTCACTCTTCCCCAGAGATCGTAGCCGAGTTAGCCCTTAA
- the pheT gene encoding phenylalanine--tRNA ligase subunit beta, translating into MRLSFDWLSDYVDLDGVSIQELAEKLTMGAFEVEEVRKVGPDIQGPLIVGEIVEINPHPNADKIRLTKVKVSANDAPLEIVCGASNIVVGQRIPVALPGARVINRHDGTAFEIKETKIRGVHSSGMLCSPPEIGLNLPESEGILVLNGGAELGADVKKLLHLYPDHVLHVEPRSNRGDALCVFGMAREVAALLKRPLKHVDWRLPEESFAQEFEVRVENADDCPYFTIRLLADLKVGPSPARIARRLEAIGVRTVNNIVDVTNYVLHELGQPLHGYDLTKLNGDKLEARRAKKGEKLTTIDDKERELTDEVLVIADKDRVVGVAGVMGGKESEISDVSKNIALEAACFNHARVRRSSRLLGLSSDSSLRFERGVDLCSVARASDRAAHLILEACGGKLGKLKYAGQDMVKPMTVDLRLSQVKRLSDIEITPEATIELLEPLGFAGKTKGQGVVEVLVPSFRQRDVYREIDLIEEVCRLWGYDRIEPAMPRTTMAPSPPDTLPLLARQTLIASGLNETWTSSLVGKALEEGDKKAVSVLNPLSPEHKVMRQSLVPGLVDAVAYNHNHGQHEAWVFEIGRVYERQSNSDDKNTGTYEEMRLAGAISGSNILSQWQENTQLGDGKSNYAGKRESVVDFYSAKGAVENLLSKLAVDTTKIKYVANTKNSALMRSQFHPGRSCVIEHEGEEIGCLGEIHPALIEEKSLRSPAYLFELSLDKLRRIGVPTKFSEIYTTPYVVRDLTVDADKTTPQAKLYDLIVKAGEHLIKVELVSQFELDAQKRSLSYRLTFQHPTETLRAETVDATLKMMRQCLSENAGATFRQ; encoded by the coding sequence ATGCGTTTGTCCTTTGATTGGTTGTCTGACTATGTAGATCTCGACGGAGTGTCCATCCAGGAGTTGGCTGAGAAGTTGACCATGGGCGCCTTTGAAGTTGAGGAAGTGCGCAAGGTTGGTCCGGATATTCAAGGACCGCTTATTGTCGGCGAGATTGTCGAAATCAATCCGCACCCAAATGCCGACAAGATTCGTTTGACGAAAGTAAAAGTTAGTGCCAATGATGCACCTCTGGAAATTGTTTGCGGCGCAAGCAATATCGTCGTCGGTCAAAGAATTCCTGTAGCTTTACCGGGTGCTCGTGTCATTAACCGTCACGACGGTACTGCTTTTGAGATAAAAGAAACAAAAATCCGCGGTGTACATTCTTCCGGAATGCTGTGCTCACCGCCGGAGATTGGCTTGAATCTGCCGGAAAGCGAAGGCATTCTTGTATTGAATGGCGGGGCTGAACTGGGTGCTGATGTGAAAAAACTTTTGCATCTGTATCCTGATCATGTCTTGCATGTTGAACCACGCTCTAATCGTGGTGATGCACTCTGCGTATTCGGCATGGCGCGTGAAGTTGCAGCATTGCTCAAGCGCCCGCTCAAACACGTTGACTGGCGTCTGCCGGAAGAAAGCTTCGCTCAAGAATTTGAAGTGCGCGTGGAAAATGCCGATGACTGTCCGTATTTTACGATTCGCTTACTTGCCGATTTGAAAGTGGGACCGTCACCTGCGCGAATTGCTCGCAGGCTGGAAGCAATTGGTGTTCGCACTGTTAACAACATCGTCGATGTGACAAACTACGTTTTGCATGAGCTAGGACAACCCTTGCATGGCTATGATTTGACTAAGCTGAATGGCGACAAGCTTGAAGCGCGCCGTGCTAAAAAAGGCGAGAAGCTAACAACTATTGATGACAAAGAGCGCGAACTCACAGATGAAGTTCTCGTGATTGCCGACAAGGATAGAGTCGTCGGTGTCGCTGGTGTCATGGGTGGCAAGGAAAGCGAAATAAGTGATGTAAGCAAAAACATTGCCTTGGAGGCAGCTTGCTTCAATCATGCGCGTGTGCGCCGATCGAGTCGTCTTTTGGGACTATCCAGTGACAGCAGCTTGCGTTTTGAGCGTGGCGTTGATTTGTGTTCTGTAGCCAGGGCATCAGATCGAGCTGCTCACTTAATTCTGGAAGCTTGTGGCGGCAAACTTGGCAAACTTAAATACGCCGGTCAAGACATGGTCAAGCCCATGACCGTCGATTTGCGTTTGAGCCAAGTCAAACGCTTATCGGATATTGAAATTACGCCGGAGGCGACAATTGAACTTTTGGAGCCTTTGGGCTTTGCCGGCAAAACAAAAGGACAAGGTGTTGTTGAAGTTCTTGTTCCAAGTTTTAGGCAACGCGATGTTTATCGCGAAATAGACCTCATTGAAGAAGTTTGCCGTCTGTGGGGTTATGACCGTATTGAGCCGGCAATGCCGCGCACGACCATGGCGCCTTCTCCGCCGGATACTTTGCCTTTATTAGCTCGACAAACGCTTATCGCAAGTGGATTGAACGAAACATGGACCAGCAGTCTTGTCGGCAAGGCTTTAGAAGAAGGCGATAAGAAGGCCGTTTCCGTTCTCAATCCATTGTCACCGGAACACAAGGTTATGCGCCAGAGTCTGGTGCCAGGACTTGTCGATGCTGTTGCCTACAATCACAATCATGGACAGCACGAGGCTTGGGTCTTCGAAATCGGTCGCGTGTATGAGCGTCAATCAAATTCAGATGACAAAAACACAGGCACCTATGAAGAAATGCGTCTGGCAGGAGCAATAAGTGGCTCAAATATTTTGAGCCAGTGGCAGGAAAATACTCAACTTGGCGATGGCAAAAGTAACTATGCCGGCAAGCGTGAATCAGTCGTCGATTTCTATTCTGCAAAAGGCGCAGTAGAAAACTTATTGAGCAAATTAGCAGTGGACACAACGAAAATCAAATACGTTGCTAACACAAAAAATTCAGCGTTGATGCGTTCACAATTTCATCCAGGACGTTCGTGCGTCATTGAGCATGAAGGCGAAGAGATTGGTTGCTTGGGCGAAATTCATCCTGCGCTAATAGAAGAAAAGTCCTTGCGTAGTCCGGCCTATTTGTTTGAGCTGAGCTTGGATAAATTACGCCGAATTGGGGTTCCAACTAAATTCAGCGAGATTTATACGACACCCTATGTGGTTAGAGACCTTACAGTCGATGCTGATAAGACAACACCGCAAGCCAAACTTTACGATTTGATAGTAAAGGCCGGCGAACACCTGATAAAGGTCGAATTGGTCTCCCAGTTTGAGTTGGACGCCCAAAAGCGCAGCTTGTCCTATCGTTTGACCTTCCAGCACCCGACTGAGACGCTAAGAGCCGAAACAGTCGATGCAACGCTCAAAATGATGCGTCAGTGCCTGTCTGAAAATGCCGGCGCTACTTTTAGGCAATAA
- the obgE gene encoding GTPase ObgE, giving the protein MSQFIDQVKITVRSGDGGNGMVAWRQEKYEPMGGPFGGNGGRGGNVIVQASPDLGTLLDFRYKVNYEAAHGAKGGSKRKHGKDAPDLVIKVPVGTVVYDARTGTAIADLSAPHQKVMVAQGGRGGRGNAELATPTRRAPAFCDPGEPGIERELEFELKLMADVGIIGLPNAGKSSLLSRLTAAHPKIAAYPFSTLEPNLGVVKRPDGDGYVLADIPGLIEGASTGVGLGHKFLRHIERTRLLVHLVDIAAEDPIADIDIINKELLLYERDLDKLPQLLVVNKADLLPEEDRDKLVEELKKKLKVPVYVISCATNFGLDDLKKLLLDNLAKLGPRFVPTEVEADELAFQHPDGGFEIVRSKKQFHVLGDRVVRHLAVTNLRDPEALFHFHRVLRAMGVIDALLAEGAVPGSEVVIGETVFAFGADWG; this is encoded by the coding sequence ATGAGTCAGTTTATCGATCAAGTCAAGATAACGGTACGTTCCGGCGACGGCGGCAACGGCATGGTTGCCTGGCGTCAGGAGAAGTACGAGCCCATGGGCGGACCCTTTGGCGGCAACGGCGGTCGGGGCGGCAATGTTATTGTCCAGGCAAGCCCTGATTTGGGCACACTTTTGGACTTCCGCTACAAGGTCAATTATGAGGCTGCCCATGGAGCCAAAGGCGGCTCCAAGCGCAAACACGGAAAAGATGCCCCGGACTTAGTGATTAAGGTGCCTGTCGGAACAGTCGTCTATGACGCGCGCACAGGTACCGCTATTGCCGATTTAAGTGCGCCACACCAGAAAGTAATGGTTGCCCAAGGCGGGCGTGGCGGGCGTGGTAACGCCGAATTGGCAACGCCGACAAGAAGGGCTCCGGCCTTTTGTGATCCGGGCGAACCGGGCATCGAGCGCGAGCTTGAATTTGAGCTCAAGCTGATGGCAGACGTCGGCATAATCGGTTTGCCGAATGCCGGCAAATCGAGCTTGCTATCGCGACTGACGGCCGCTCATCCCAAAATTGCTGCCTATCCGTTTTCGACGCTTGAACCCAACTTGGGTGTTGTAAAAAGACCTGATGGTGACGGCTACGTTTTGGCCGACATTCCTGGACTAATTGAAGGCGCGTCCACTGGTGTTGGACTCGGACACAAGTTTTTGCGGCACATTGAACGGACGAGATTGCTTGTGCATCTTGTTGATATTGCTGCCGAAGATCCAATTGCCGATATCGATATCATCAATAAAGAGCTTCTCCTCTATGAACGCGATTTAGACAAGTTGCCGCAATTGCTTGTTGTGAACAAGGCGGATTTGTTGCCCGAAGAAGATCGCGACAAACTAGTTGAAGAATTGAAAAAGAAGTTGAAGGTACCTGTCTACGTTATTTCCTGTGCCACCAATTTCGGCCTCGATGATTTGAAAAAACTTCTGCTGGATAATTTGGCCAAATTGGGACCGAGATTTGTGCCGACGGAAGTCGAGGCAGACGAGTTGGCTTTCCAGCATCCTGATGGCGGCTTTGAAATTGTGCGTTCGAAAAAACAATTTCACGTTCTCGGTGACAGAGTAGTTAGACACTTAGCGGTTACAAATTTGCGCGATCCCGAGGCGTTGTTTCACTTCCATAGAGTTTTGCGGGCAATGGGTGTTATCGATGCGCTGCTTGCCGAAGGTGCTGTACCCGGAAGTGAAGTTGTGATTGGCGAGACCGTCTTTGCCTTTGGGGCAGACTGGGGCTAA
- a CDS encoding thioredoxin family protein, whose protein sequence is MKKVQLLALALLLVPLVNATLPTSAENSAAEDIAEAQKSITNPVKATLVSESKEIQAGEPFTLAVQLNMQPGWHTYYKDPGESGLATSIDWTLPKGFSASQIEWEKPTKFVEAGVTTYGYQKKTVLRTKITPPAQLKDGEPYSFTAKVKWLSCKEICLPGKAELSLSIKAAAKAPTVATPQKSAGNSSHSMDKEPPPPTISSVERHNVSTGTTSEQSTNFFTYIAFAFIGGFLLNLMPCVLPVISIKVLSLLEQSRDEPKEILKSGLIFSSGIIASFMFLAVLVLALKSFGQSIGWGFQFQHPAFLIAMSTVVLVLSLSLMGLFYVSAPTQAQSGVDRVANREGALGTFGKGVLATLLSTPCTAPFLGTAIGFGFSQPAWVLLTIFFVVSLGMASPYILLTAQPKWMCYLPKPGPWMEQFKEAMGFLLLATVVWLLSVLGQQVGLIGVLNTLAFLLAVSFATWITGRFINLSSSSKRKFTTWAVALAICAGAYQIFLPAVFQAANSSTTETATLEEENGIIWMPYKTELLDKMLRSGKTVFLDFTADWCLTCKVNEKTVIATKPVIDKFKSLGVVTMKADWTKQNPDIGALLQQFGRSGVPLYVIFPGNDPEHPIVLPEVITQSLVLEKLDLAGKSKS, encoded by the coding sequence TTGAAAAAAGTACAATTGCTCGCATTAGCCCTTTTGCTAGTGCCCCTAGTAAATGCTACCTTACCAACTTCAGCTGAAAACAGCGCAGCTGAAGATATTGCCGAAGCCCAAAAATCCATTACGAATCCTGTAAAGGCAACTCTTGTATCTGAAAGCAAGGAGATACAAGCAGGTGAGCCTTTCACACTTGCCGTGCAGTTGAACATGCAGCCGGGCTGGCACACTTATTACAAAGATCCAGGCGAATCCGGACTTGCCACATCAATTGACTGGACATTGCCTAAAGGTTTTTCAGCTAGTCAAATTGAATGGGAAAAACCAACAAAATTTGTCGAAGCTGGTGTTACTACATATGGATATCAGAAGAAAACAGTATTAAGAACAAAAATTACGCCGCCAGCACAATTAAAGGATGGCGAGCCTTATTCATTCACAGCCAAAGTCAAATGGCTTTCCTGCAAAGAAATTTGTTTACCAGGCAAAGCCGAGTTAAGCCTTTCAATTAAAGCAGCAGCCAAAGCACCAACTGTAGCCACTCCGCAAAAGTCAGCCGGCAATAGCTCTCACTCCATGGATAAAGAGCCACCTCCTCCGACTATTTCTTCTGTTGAAAGACATAACGTATCAACGGGGACAACATCTGAGCAAAGCACCAACTTCTTCACTTATATTGCTTTTGCTTTTATAGGAGGCTTCTTACTGAACCTCATGCCCTGCGTATTGCCTGTTATTTCAATAAAGGTACTGAGCTTACTAGAACAATCACGCGATGAGCCCAAGGAAATTCTCAAGTCGGGACTGATTTTTTCTTCGGGCATTATTGCCTCGTTTATGTTTCTTGCCGTTCTTGTTTTGGCACTGAAGAGTTTTGGACAAAGTATCGGCTGGGGATTTCAATTTCAACATCCAGCATTTCTCATCGCCATGTCCACTGTTGTGCTTGTATTGTCGCTCAGCCTAATGGGTCTGTTTTACGTCTCAGCGCCAACACAAGCACAATCGGGAGTTGACCGCGTTGCCAATCGGGAAGGCGCGCTTGGCACATTCGGCAAAGGTGTACTCGCAACCCTGCTTTCCACACCATGCACAGCACCCTTTCTCGGCACTGCAATTGGTTTTGGCTTTTCACAACCTGCTTGGGTTTTACTAACAATATTTTTCGTTGTGTCCTTAGGCATGGCTTCACCCTACATACTTCTGACAGCTCAACCAAAATGGATGTGCTACCTGCCGAAGCCTGGACCCTGGATGGAACAATTCAAAGAAGCAATGGGCTTTCTGCTTTTAGCAACAGTTGTCTGGCTCTTATCCGTTCTTGGACAACAGGTTGGACTCATTGGCGTTCTAAATACATTGGCTTTCCTATTGGCTGTGTCATTTGCTACCTGGATAACAGGCAGATTTATCAATTTAAGTTCATCGTCAAAGCGTAAATTCACGACATGGGCAGTTGCTCTGGCAATTTGCGCGGGCGCCTATCAAATTTTCCTACCTGCCGTATTCCAAGCCGCCAATTCCAGCACTACTGAGACAGCAACTCTAGAAGAAGAAAACGGAATTATCTGGATGCCCTACAAGACAGAGTTGCTGGACAAAATGCTACGTTCAGGCAAAACAGTTTTCCTGGATTTCACTGCCGACTGGTGTCTTACCTGTAAGGTAAACGAGAAAACTGTTATTGCCACGAAGCCAGTTATCGACAAATTCAAATCACTTGGTGTTGTAACCATGAAAGCAGACTGGACGAAACAGAATCCGGACATTGGTGCCCTTCTGCAGCAATTTGGTCGCTCCGGGGTCCCGCTCTATGTAATTTTCCCTGGAAATGATCCTGAACATCCAATTGTGCTGCCTGAAGTTATTACTCAAAGTCTAGTTTTAGAGAAGCTCGATTTAGCCGGCAAGAGCAAGTCCTAA
- a CDS encoding roadblock/LC7 domain-containing protein — MYKISFHPNTTLFVLTLAAAIAGVIFLPQLYPDFVVELPLIAFYAGECGLALLLALLFYENASTDQAVQISGGIIGFTMAVGVVGNLWGGFTGQSTRMLPETFVLINWVQLGVMNVAGVLATVSILKLELKDQYKFVVGTIVKDAEAVRRVATPQDVTAKVEEAPEKAEDFAVPGESVVDPTAFAQARSTESVKDILEKLDVERIDALEKQINPEQVSLEHLFGEESRAAQAAKDASGEGKGKELKDFGRLNPKAAKPDSQPPGTMRTIGKMLLDSQAVETIIRSGEQGGLSTAKIITEDKGQELTTILQKLRNFPGVTGCLIVGHDGLVISSTLESDMDSFSQGAMALAVFSPSGNAIKKLEFGNLKQLIAHTADKLTVFSEVPNGILIVFSDYAETGSIVGLLDAVSALKTST, encoded by the coding sequence ATGTACAAAATCTCCTTTCATCCAAATACGACTTTATTTGTCCTGACGCTGGCAGCAGCTATCGCTGGCGTGATTTTTCTGCCGCAGTTATATCCGGATTTTGTCGTTGAATTGCCGCTCATAGCTTTCTATGCCGGTGAATGCGGCTTGGCTTTGTTGCTGGCGCTTCTCTTTTATGAAAACGCTTCGACCGATCAGGCTGTTCAAATTTCAGGCGGCATTATTGGTTTCACAATGGCTGTTGGTGTTGTGGGTAATTTGTGGGGAGGATTTACCGGGCAATCGACGCGCATGTTGCCTGAGACTTTCGTGCTCATCAACTGGGTGCAATTAGGAGTCATGAACGTCGCAGGTGTCCTTGCCACAGTGAGTATTTTGAAGTTGGAATTGAAGGATCAGTATAAGTTTGTAGTCGGCACTATCGTCAAAGACGCTGAAGCAGTAAGACGCGTTGCTACTCCGCAAGATGTGACTGCTAAAGTCGAAGAGGCGCCGGAAAAGGCAGAAGACTTTGCTGTGCCTGGTGAATCTGTTGTTGATCCGACTGCATTTGCGCAGGCTCGTTCTACGGAATCAGTTAAAGACATTTTGGAGAAACTTGATGTCGAACGAATCGACGCCTTGGAAAAGCAAATCAATCCAGAGCAAGTTTCGTTAGAACACTTATTTGGTGAAGAAAGCAGGGCGGCTCAGGCGGCCAAAGACGCTTCCGGCGAAGGAAAAGGCAAGGAATTAAAAGACTTCGGCAGACTAAACCCCAAAGCGGCTAAGCCAGACTCGCAGCCCCCAGGCACGATGCGGACGATAGGCAAAATGCTTCTAGATTCCCAAGCTGTTGAAACTATTATTCGTTCGGGTGAACAGGGCGGACTATCGACGGCCAAAATTATTACCGAAGACAAAGGACAGGAATTAACTACTATTCTGCAGAAATTGCGTAACTTTCCAGGAGTTACCGGCTGTTTGATTGTCGGACATGATGGTCTGGTTATTTCCTCCACGCTGGAATCAGACATGGACAGCTTCAGCCAGGGCGCCATGGCGCTGGCTGTTTTCAGTCCGAGCGGCAATGCCATCAAGAAGCTCGAATTCGGAAACTTGAAGCAGCTCATTGCTCACACCGCTGACAAATTAACGGTATTCTCTGAAGTGCCCAATGGGATTTTAATTGTCTTCTCGGATTACGCGGAAACAGGCAGCATCGTTGGACTCTTAGATGCTGTTAGTGCACTCAAGACATCCACTTAA
- the pheS gene encoding phenylalanine--tRNA ligase subunit alpha, translating into MASLEQVRLNYLGQKGELTSVLRGLGELSKEERPKIGQLSNQVKESIQQRLDACKAQLSSKELDARLSRETIDVTLPGGGRRLGHIHPLTQLSEEIIQIFFGLGFTFVDGPEIETEYYNFDALNTPDDHPARDEQDTFYTNVGPQVILRSQTSPVQIRAMEKQKPPLRIITIGRVYRNEEINARKYPIFHQMEGLYVDKDVTMGQLKGVLSEFIRLLFKKDLKTRFRPDFFPFTEPSAELDSQCPFCEGSGCRTCGHRGWLELLGCGLVDPNVLKGVGINPEEWSGFAFGIGIERLAMLKYGINDIRHFYSSDLRFLEQF; encoded by the coding sequence ATGGCTTCTTTGGAGCAAGTTCGCTTGAATTACCTGGGGCAGAAGGGCGAATTGACTTCAGTGCTTCGCGGTCTCGGCGAATTGAGCAAAGAAGAGCGCCCAAAAATCGGGCAGCTTTCCAATCAAGTAAAAGAAAGTATTCAGCAACGCCTGGATGCTTGCAAGGCGCAACTTTCAAGCAAAGAATTGGACGCAAGACTTTCTCGCGAAACAATCGACGTGACGTTACCCGGTGGCGGTCGCCGATTGGGACACATTCATCCGCTTACACAACTAAGTGAAGAGATCATCCAAATATTTTTCGGACTTGGTTTTACATTCGTCGATGGTCCGGAGATTGAAACCGAATACTACAACTTTGATGCGTTGAATACGCCGGATGATCACCCGGCTCGTGATGAGCAAGACACGTTTTACACAAATGTAGGACCGCAAGTAATTTTGCGCAGCCAAACATCGCCTGTGCAAATTCGCGCGATGGAAAAACAGAAGCCGCCACTGCGAATAATCACAATCGGCCGCGTTTATCGTAATGAAGAGATAAATGCGCGTAAGTATCCTATCTTCCACCAGATGGAAGGACTGTACGTAGACAAAGATGTAACCATGGGACAACTAAAAGGCGTGCTCAGCGAATTTATTCGCTTGCTTTTCAAAAAAGATTTGAAGACGCGTTTTCGTCCGGACTTTTTCCCATTTACAGAGCCGTCGGCTGAACTGGATAGTCAATGTCCATTTTGTGAAGGTTCAGGCTGTCGTACCTGCGGTCATCGTGGCTGGTTGGAACTTTTAGGGTGTGGTCTTGTTGATCCAAATGTCTTGAAAGGCGTTGGTATCAATCCCGAGGAATGGAGTGGCTTTGCCTTCGGTATCGGTATTGAGCGACTGGCAATGCTTAAGTACGGTATCAACGATATCCGCCATTTCTATTCAAGCGATCTTCGTTTTCTGGAGCAGTTCTAA